One part of the Streptomyces lienomycini genome encodes these proteins:
- a CDS encoding response regulator transcription factor → MQILLAEDDDGVAGALVEVLYDHGHVTRRVTRGKDVLTYHRSSDLLLLDLGVPDVDGLDVLRRLRAVSDLPAVVLTARGDERSVVRGLRLGADDYLVKPVRLTELLARIEAVTRRTAAQAPRAARTVRVGDVEIALDARQVRVAGAGVELTTKEFDVLAVLARRAGTAVGREQVLDEVWGDADHAVSRSLDVHLTQLRAKLGRPELLTTIRGFGFRLGG, encoded by the coding sequence ATGCAGATACTGCTGGCCGAGGACGACGACGGGGTCGCCGGAGCGCTCGTGGAGGTCCTCTACGACCACGGTCACGTCACCCGGCGGGTCACCCGGGGCAAGGACGTGCTGACCTACCACCGCAGCTCGGACCTGCTGCTCCTCGACCTCGGCGTGCCCGACGTGGACGGCCTGGACGTCCTGCGCAGGCTGCGGGCGGTCAGCGACCTGCCCGCGGTGGTGCTGACCGCGCGCGGCGACGAGCGCTCGGTGGTGCGCGGACTGCGGCTCGGCGCCGACGACTACCTCGTCAAGCCGGTGCGCCTGACCGAGCTGCTCGCCCGCATCGAGGCCGTCACCCGGCGCACCGCCGCACAGGCGCCGCGCGCCGCGCGGACCGTACGCGTCGGGGACGTCGAGATCGCGCTCGACGCCCGGCAGGTCCGGGTCGCCGGGGCGGGGGTGGAGCTGACCACCAAGGAGTTCGACGTCCTCGCCGTCCTCGCCCGCCGGGCCGGGACCGCGGTCGGCCGGGAGCAGGTGCTGGACGAGGTGTGGGGCGACGCCGACCACGCCGTCTCCCGCTCCCTGGACGTCCACCTCACCCAGCTGCGGGCCAAGCTCGGCCGGCCGGAGCTGCTCACCACGATCCGGGGCTTCGGCTTCCGACTCGGCGGCTGA